The region cactaaaaatcactgggttacAATTTGACTCAGTTTGGGTCAAGtttgttttgacccagtttcactgatgtgttttttaattttactgttgggttatttacccaaactaaagcttgttataatctactctactctttttaaactcACACAtatgttattgattgttaataacttgtgtatcttttgaatgtcatgtGCAAATTGTTTTCTACAATAAACAATACAGTTGTGAAagtttttagctaaagcttgCTGAATgtaacactgggtcaaaataaCTGGGGTTAAGTTAACCCAAAGTTGTATTGGTGCTATATAGAGCCAAACTGGGTAAAAGTTTTAACCCGTAGCTAACattgaggacactgaggtcatgtcgTCGGTATTTTTTCTGGGTcattaaaatttttttaaatatatatatatttcgtgaaatgttaaattaaagtgatgAATTGCTAAAGTACTTAGTTGTATGGTGTGTTGTGAACAAAGGTTGGCATCATCTTGCATGCGTAACTTGTTACGTTATGTGACATACATAGAACAAGTTGCGCACATACAGTATGGTCCTGTCATTCTATTCACTTTGTGGGCAGGGGCGCTGTAACCTGCATACATGCAACACTTAGCTACTACAAGATCACTACTACTACAACACCATATTGGCTTTACCAATATGGTGTTGGTAATATGGATGACGTAAATCCTCTTAGATCATTTAACAACATTATTGAATGTCAATAATAAGGAGGGGCACTCTGGTTATACAGCCTGCCTATCTAAGCAAGATTGGTCAGTGCCATGAATGATAGGCATGGCTACAGCCTGGTTACAGCCCTCCATAGACTGTATTCCACCTGACCTACACACTCAAAACAAGTAACTACACCACATGAACAGAAGCAGCAACTGAGCAAGATCTGAGCTCACAAACTATTAATCTATATGCTTTCAAAACATGACatgtccaaacttttgcacaCAGAATCAATTAcaagctttttctggagctttgaAGAAACAATTAGCCTACCTTGCTGCAGTCACGCTGTCTGTTATCATCTACTTCAAAAGTAGCCCTTGCTGGGCCTTGCGTGaggttcatggtgatgaaggatcGCATCAGTATGTCCACAATAaatatgtttgcatgtatgAGAGAGAAGTCAGTCTCTTCTGGGTCACTGTGTTGCTAAAGATTTTATAATGACGAGATTTCCTAATTCCTTTTGTTTTCTAATGCTGCGCCTTCATGTATCAATAATGCGAACattgatcaataatgagaaATACCTCTTAAATCAGACATATTAGGCTTATGTATcttttcaacagttttatacAACTTCCTTGGATCTGTGGAACATGTTAGTAATTTTTGTTGCAAAGAAATTTTGTTTGTAgtttgtaattgtaattttcCAAGTCAAAAATTTCCCAGCACCTCTTTCTTTCCTTGTATTGATGTTGCAAGCATcaaatttaaaatcaattatttctgtCCCTGCCTGGCTACTCCACACCCAAAAGGTAAGCAGTGTTCTTGGCTCCaaaaagctaagctaactgattaatcaatgcTAATTCATTGCTTATGTCCCCACCGTGACATCACCAAGGGCAATGATTCTGAACAGCTTGTTTAGGCCCCGATAAGACCGAGCGCTTTTTAGCAGCCTGGTGCAGCTTTTAGTTATTGTTTTCAATAAGTGAAGTTATTTGCTCACTGCTTTTCCGCTCTATGCACCTCACGTTTTTGCTGGAGTGCCCTGAACGCCTCGAGTTGAAAAAACTTCAACTCAGAGCAGAAAAGCGCCCAATGTCATTGGCGTTTTTTCCCATTGTTCAATCAGATGATTTGAGAATTACTTCACAGCAAAATTACAGCTAGGCTAAGGACAGGTAACggtggttgcctagcaacaatttaaaaaagatgCAGTAAGCTGCTCATTTTAAAATTGTAGGCTTCAATAAAAAAGGCAATATGGTGCATCTCATGTTTTGCAACCTGTAAAAAGCGCTCTGTTTGATTGGGGCCCTAGGCTTGTTAATCTGAAGACTTCAAACCCTGGTCAAACGCCAAGGAGTTCCGCATTTATATAATTTCCCCCAGTGCCTCAATAATATTTCAGCCTGACAGATCCATACAAAGACTAGATGAAATCCATTTCCTAAGTGATCATTATTATTCTCAAAATGCATTAAAGTCGCCTTCAAAAATGTTCTCTGGGGGGGCATGccgccaccccccccccccccccccgccccgcCCCCCCACCGGTGGGGCTAGAactcatgacctcagtgtttttaaaatccTGGCTACGGCCCTGTTCACTAGGTTGAAAAGGCAAATCCTGAATTATTAATTAAGTATAAACGAAAGATATTGTCGTTGTTGTTTCTGTTAGTATTATTAGCCGGGTACAGCTGCAGTTTTGGCCTCCCCCTCAGCTGTCTCATAAACAACATAGATCACAACAATAAAGTCTGTGCTCGGGTTTCTTCAGAAGTCCACGCCCCGCTGGCGTACAGTACATGCCTGCATGGTCTGGCCGGAGATTCAGGAAGGTTGACGGTCAGAGAAGAAGGACCTCCGCACATCATGATCCGAAATCTCACCGCATGAAAACCGACTGATCTTCCAACTCCAGCTCTCATCTAAAGAAGGTAAATCACTGTTATGATCTTGACATTATAGAGAGCATATTGGTCCGGCGTATAGAGCACAATAGCGTAATATGCAGTCAGCGGAGCgtctcagcaactattttacGCTGAGATCACCGTTAGTTTACCTTCTATATACACAGTCATCCGTGAATAcgtgtatattaatatattaacacGTAGAGGAGCCTTAAAGTCGCCTTCAAAGCGTTCAACTCTCAGCCGTGGCATCCCTAAATTTACCCTCAATATTTAAAAGGGGGAACTGAAGCCTCTAACCAGATGACTTAATTGATGGTTTGTGCTGATCACAGGATGAATCACACCTCTTCTGACCGTATTAGCACTTTTTACTTGAGCTTCCGTTTTACAATAAAGTCTGCAAAAGTGTGCCTCATTAATAACATTTCTGCAATGCGGgtagttttttttccatatcctTAACGAGACTTGACTTTCTGTGCGCCTGGGGCTGGGTGTGTTCCaaacatgtctgtttttggaTATCTGGGATTCAGACAAATTTCCTGTCAGGAAGGGACAAGGATATGGCCCGGTCAGCTCAACTCAATGGCTGACTCATCCAGTGGAACACACAGGATTTTTCCAAGTGCTTAATACAAACTGTAGGCTTCAGATACTGGCTCAAAAGCCTCTTTAAaccacttttctctgttttatttattttattttttacattaatgcatcctattattatattttttaaagggTTGTGTTATTCAGACTGTTATTTGTCACCTCCTACTAGCCCGGCAAATAGTTTTAAGATATCTGTGTCTGAAATCTCTACCCTCAAGTTaatacagtgtttgtgttacagcattgaaaaattagTTCTAAAGAATTCAATAGCAACATCTCTTTCCATAATTAATAACCCTGTAACGCTGGACAATCCACAGaacaccagtggtggaagaagtattcagatcatttatctgcactgaaaatgttatttaGTTCAGAAATATCATCTAAGTGTACTTAAAGTAtaagaagtaaaagtacacataGCGCTGAATAGCATTGTAttgttggattattattactgacgATGGCTGCTACGaatgatgattttcattattgatgaatcttctgattattttctcaatcaaacATTTAGTCTgtagaatgtcagaaaatagtgaaaattgtCTCAGTTTCCTGGAGtccaagatgatgtcttcaaaatcttgttttgtccaaccagctGTCATTTGGAGAACCAGTGAATGTctggtgtttttgcttgaaaagtgacttaaacaattgatcaattatcaaaatagctgcatgAATTTTCTTtagatcaattaattgattagttgactaTTCATTTTACCTCCATGCATTACcacataagcagcattttaatgagGATGGTGCTACATGAAAAGCTGGTTGAAGGTAGCATTGGGTAGTCTCAACTACAGATTTTACAAGCCAGAGCTTCCCAACCCCTGGCCTGCGGACCGGTACTGGGCCTTGGGAAATTTGGCAAAGGGCCATGAGCAAATATGTGATTTGAtatatatgattaaaaaaatagaaaaattattACATAACTTTATAGGATATTCTTACAGGTAATAACACCCCCAACAACAATATACAGATTTTGATCAGATCACAAGGTAACCAGTCATCACCACCTTTCAGCATTGAGCAGTACATGAACTCTGTGTGAGGACACTACCTGAGTGTTGCTGAGAGGTCACGAAATTGtcgacaaaaacaacaacagtgcaaaaaaagttggaaacctCTGTTATAAAATGATGACATGTTTCAATCTTAATCTGTAAAGGAACTATAGCTGCCAGATAAGTGTAGGGGAATAAGAAGTACAACATTACACTCTGCAATGTAGTGgaatagaagtataaagtagcacaaaaagTTGGAATACTCAAGTCAAGAacaaaatacctcaaaattgtacctTTACACCACAGCAGAACTCACGGTCATGGTTCCAGTGTAAATTGTCCACAGCTACAGATTATCCAGAGTAATAGGGATGTCATTTCTAAAGACAGATGTTTCTGTtgaaattttttaaaatttacaaaacatttttcacagcaaaATTCCACTGAGaaagatatctcaaaacctcagCAATCTACATGACTAGTGACAACTGGAGCTAAGtgagaaaaatgttgttttgtactTTGTCCGAACCGACCCTTTAAAGTCAACCATCAGTAGACAGTTCAATGTAAACAGTTTCTCTCCGTCCTTCCTGTTGTTATGACACTGGTATGGAAGAATTGTGCAAAAAACGTAATTGAACTATCAAAAATAGGATCTCCTTAAAAATCCCTCGGCTTTTAGTAGCCTATTCAACAATATCTACAGTTAAATTCATGAATAATGAACTCACGTTTGAGTGTAGAGGAATTCAGCTATTGACAACTGTGGAACTGCACATGATAAAACACTGTATAATATGGTCTGGCACCTTTTAGATTATTCATTATACCAGCTTACACTTTTAGACACACAGCCTACGTTAGCATGTGGAGAGTTTCAAGATGTTTTACCATGCtgctatgttgttttttttatttttctgtaattttcattttttccaccAACATGTTAACAACATAGGTTTATTTAGACATGGTAAATTAATTCCACACTGAGATGTTTCACTACAAAAATCACCAGTGCTTATACAGAATGTTCAGTGAgtagatttttttcagtttgaatgACGCTGCAACCTACTGCCTGACAGATACTGGAAACATTATACATGCCGCTGTAGTAAGCACTTTACAGAAGGTGACCACAGCAAGAGGGAGTAGAAAGCAACATCAGGAATCTTACTGCTGTTAACAAAGTCAAAGGTTTGTTACAGTCTCTCTGAAGAGATTAATAGCTGGAAGATCTggtttgatttaattttgtCAGTCAGCGTGCTTCATTAATAACAAGGTGTGAAGCTTCTTTACACATAAGAGGACTTCTTGGACTATGACGTTAATGTCTAAACAACTGTCACAAGCTCTACAAAATGAGCAATTCATTTAGCCTTTTGCAGGCACTGGCttttaaataattacatttgtaAGGTGCATTTGTATAATGTTGGAGCTCCAGTAAAGAGGAGCGGTGCACTTTGTAGAGACATGGAGATTCTGCATTTTCTCTTCGGGGTTCACAGCTCACATGTTTACATggtgatgtttagcaggtagcCTACAGTATAATCTTTATAATGTTTAGCATGTTgggaatgtctttagttttgcaggtattaggtcataaaccaaagtactggacaaattcaaattttgataatgataatggtgctagatgaaaagttgaGGGATCACCAatgttattacaattcatcctgagggggacatgaatgtgtgtaccaaagtcatggcaatccatccaatagttgttgagctAGAGGAACAGTCAGGTtaaccaaagtcattagaatacATAACAAGAGGAACTTCACTGATTTTACAGGTTTTGGGCTGTATTACTCATATATAataaaagttgtataaagcctttcTTGGCTCCAGACGGAGCCGCGTGAACCTGATAAagtgcctcaagtgatgtcacttgactcagcgtcagttggggctgaagactacaagtttgaaattagagaaatggagaaaatcTGGGTGTTTGGAGATAGACAGAAGTGAGGTTACAAGACCTTTGTAACCTACTCCTCTTCTCTTGAAGCTAGTGGCTGGAGGCTGCATTAGCCACTACTAGCATAACAGACTTGaatctctgactgaactgtTGGCGATTgaattgcattgtgggtaatgtaggtgccaggTTTGACGAGGAAGAggaatgcatggaataaaaaagatatctctgtttctgctgcattgatttttatctgtttttttttaaaactgtccatcatgagtctgacaCGATGGAGACCTAAGAGTGACCCTAGACACCCTGCAAAGGAAGCTCCTTTTGGATAATTGTATCTGCAATCTCAACCTTTCAGAAAGGGAATAGTGATTTGGTGCTTTGTCTTGTGGTCTAAGGGTACTGTAGGCTAAGTGTACAagatgcatgtactgtatgtccataTTTATACTCATGATGTATGAGCTCAGGTATGAGATAAACTGGGAATCTAACTGTTACTGTAAGTGTTTTGATGTACGTAGGTTTGGTTTATAGAAATCTTTTAGACATATTATCACTTTGAGGATGATGTGGCGAACATGTTAGCAAATGGTTTCTTTTATACACAATGAGCACacataaagtaacattagcattcattagtCATGTCTCTGGCCAAtagtcactctccttttagctctgttttggtcttcatCAACTTCCAAGGCAAATATCTGGCACTGCTTAATGCTCCAATATGTTCACcggctagttgctaactttgtctgtcatttGGTTCTGGGCAGTGGGTGTATGGGtgagtgggtttatcagagctttttcactataaacagctgcctgctgctggtgGAAATGACGCTATTTAGAGCAGGGAGAAAGGTTATGTGAGctataaaccaaaacaatgagctgaaacacactccttagagctgagggaaactaCAGAGTtggatgatatttttatgtGGGTCTGTCTGTAtgagtgacacctttcacattacacacaaacGTTTGACCCagtgttcatataaaaatatcaattagtgcagctttaaggcaCTAGAATATAATAGATTTGACACTAGAATAGATTTGACTGAGAATTAAATACAAATGTCATGATTTCATCCCTCAATGGCTAAATAATTCCGCTAAACATGTGGCCTAATTTTCCATTTTGTTGTAACAGGCATCATGATTCCTGTGATGGAATTCCGGCAGTTCTCTGAGCAGCAGCCAGCGTTCAGAGTCCTGAAGCCGTGGTGGGATGTGTTCACCGACTATCTGTCTGTAATCATGCTCATGATTGGTGTCTTTGGATGCACTCTTCAGGTCAGTAACACTGCTCTGTTCATAATGTTTTGTAATGGtttacagtgtttctgtgtCCACTCTTCAGCGTCTCTTTGAGAAATAAGGAGAACTGTAACGCATGCTAATGTAACATGAGTTTGAACTGCAACATGTTTATGAGATAAAATCAGCTGCTCTACTATTTTTTCATCAAGTCTAGAGTAATTTAATTCACTTGAGGAAGCCCATACGCTCACTGATGGAACATTACTGCCCTGCCTACCATTGGCCGCAGCCCAGAACCACTAATTCCCTGCTTTTACAGCCTGGACTGTGTGCAGCAAAGGAAGCATTCAGCCCATCAGGAGTTTACCAGTGGAAACATTTACCCACCCAGCCCCTTTTAGTAAACATAAGATTCCAAACTCCAGTGGCCTGACACTTGACTTCTTTCTCCGTGTGGACCAGGGTTTTTGGCTGCTCTACAGCTCTGTAGTGTAAATTCAGGATATTATACCAAAACATTTTGAGAAACCTATTAACAGGATATTTTATCTGGGTGGGACCAAAGCCATTGTTTCCTACCCACAGAATAACATTGTTTGACATGGATCTTATAAGTAAATTCAATGGACAATTAATTATGTAGCCAAGTTTACATAATACGTCAGAGCACTATCAACATGCCATTCTGTGGAATTACTTCATGGCCTGACACAATAATCCCTGCATTTAGAGTAAGAGGGAGAAATTCAGAGAGACGTAGTTTGTAAAACTCTGCAGATCAGCTCTTCAGAGGCCTCAGCAGACCTGACTTTGCATTTTAATCTGTGATCTGCTGCAGCACAACTGCATTGCCCTTACTATAGTTTAATGTCATTTGCCTTTGCTTCATTTTGTACTCACTGTTCATCAATGTATTTTGCTTTATATTGTCATATCACAGTATAATGTCCTGAGTATCAGGCAGCTAAACAGAGTGCATGAATTGTTTCTCCTTCAGGCCTGCCACCATTGAGTTAAAGTGCCCATTTCCTGTTATTTGCCTTGTACTGtgaggcagctgtttttagctgttaacattacaaaataaacagGCAACTGTTGTTTACTGATGACAACATATTCAGTAtgtttacagtatatgcacTCAGAGTAATCAGGTTACGCAGATAATCACAGAATGTTGTTACATTCACTGTACAGTAATAAATTGGTTATTATACATGCAGCTGGTCAATAAACAGATTGCTCTCCTGCCCCTGAACCTATTTTGAAAGCATGGCTTACTAATTTTACCTGTTGCAATATGCGgcttcctgatttttttttattttgcgtgtgtgtgtgtttgtatgtattgtaGGACTGATGATGCAGTCAGAGAAGGACAGAGCTCTTACAGAGCAGCATATAGTCAAATGTTCAGTGGGGGAAAATGGATTTAGACTTCTAGAGGCTACTTTGTGTTAGTTTCGGTTTTAGTTTGACCTTTAATGGAACTATTTTAATGacccaggaagtccagtttgagtagtagatccatgagtttgaagaattatcagatgccaaaacactggaCAGCGTTTTATAACATGAAGAAGGATTTCACttctctggaaagttatcatgtGGGTGGCTATGGCTCAGAGGTAGAGCGAGTCATCTACTAATCTGAAGATCGGTGGTTTGATCCCCAGCTCCTCtagtctgcatgtcaaagtgtctttggacaagatactgaaccccaaattgctcctgaaggctgtgccatcggtgtgtgagtgtgtgtataaatgaTTAGgaactcctcctgatgagcaggttgggaccttgcatggcaACCTCTGCCAtcaatgtatgaatgtgtgtgcgaATAGGTGAatgtggcatgtagtgtaaaagcactttgagtggtcagaagactagaaaggtgatATATAAATGCagaccatttaccatttatctATCAATTGTGAGGTTAACAGTAGAAATACAACGTTCATAATACAAAGTGATCTACCAGGAATGCACATTTTGGATATATTTGATTGGCCAACACAGCGTTTTGCTGGTTAAGGCGCACTGCGTTCTGGCAAAACCTCAACCTTTGCACTGGCACCACTGCTGCATCGTTAGAGTGGTTTCATTGAATGATGCGCCGGCTTCAAGCAGAGTTATTGTCGGACTAAACGTGGCCTAATCCCTTGTTGTTTTCATGACATTTACAAATCAGTTTACTGGAGAAACCTGACTGTATCCCAGTAACTTAAGTGCATATAAACACTGATTGTTGTCTCTGAATGTCTGAACATCTCTTTTAAGTAATTATGctaatctctctcttttttcacattttgttttaggtAATGCAAGACAAAATCATATGCCTTCCTCAGAGAACATCAGTGAACACAAGTGAAGTGGAAGCGACGTCATTGTTACACCTACCACCCAATACTTCAGCCGTACCAAGAGAAATGAAGGGCCTGAAAACCAACCTGGATCTTCAACAGTACAGTTTCATAAATCAGATGTGTTATGAGATGGCTCTGCATTGGTATGCCAAGTACTTTCCTTATTTGGTTCTTATACACACTCTAGTTTTCATGGTGTGTAGCAACTTCTGGTTCAAATTTCCTGGCTCGAGCTCTAAAATAGAGCATTTTATCTCCATGCTTGGCAAGTGCTTTGACTCTCCATGGACCACACGAGCTTTATCAGAGGTTTCTGGGGAAAATCCTGAAGAAAAAGACCATAAAAAGAGTGGCACTTCTAGATCCAATATTGCTGTGTCTCCTGGGGAAGGCAGTTTGGAGAAGACACAGTCCCTCCGGTCTATTCCGGAAAAGATTGTAGTTGACAAGCCATCAGCAAGTGCTCTTGATAAAAAAGAGGGGGAACAAGCTAAAGCtctttttgaaaaagtaaaGAAGTTCCGTTTGCATGTTGAGGAGGGAGACATCCTCTATATCATGTATGTTCGCCAGACAGTTTTCAAGGTGTTTAAATTCCTCTTGATCATTGGGTATAATAGTGCTCTAGTGAATCAAGTGAGGAATAGAGTACTTTGTGAAGTTGAGATACAGAACATGACAGGCTATAAAGACTTTCAATGTAATCACACCATGGCTCATCTGTTTTCCAAGCTTTCTTACTGTTACCTGTGTTTAGTTGCTGTCTATGGATTTACGAGCCTTTATACCTCCTACTGGCTGTTTTACCGTTCACTGAAAGAATACTCCTTTGAGTATGTGCGGCAAGAAACAGGCATCAATGACATCCCGGACGTCAAGAACGACTTTGCTTTCATGCTACACATGATTGATCAGTATGACCCACTGTATTCAAAAAGATTTGCAGTTTTTCTATCCGAGgtcagtgaaaacaaactgaaacagctCAACCTAAACCACGATTGGACTGCAGACAAATTGCGTCAGCGACTCCAGACTAATGCCAACAACAGACTTGAACTTCAGCTGTTCATGCTCCCTGGGTTACCGGACACTGTCTTTGAGTTGACGGAGCTCCAGTCGCTCAAGCTCGAAATCATCAACAATGTCACCATCCCTGCCTCAATCTCTCAGCTGGAAGACCTTCAGGAGCTGTCTCTTTACCAATGCTCTTTAAAGTTGCACACAACAGCTACCTCCTTCCTCAAAGAGAACCTTAAAGTGCTTCGCGTGAAATTTGATGATAGCAGAGAATTTCCGAACTGGATGTACGGCCTGCGAAACTTAGAGGAGCTCTGTCTCACCGGATCACTATGCCCTGATGCCTCCAAGAATATAGTTCTTGAGTCATTGCGGGAGATGAAGTGTTTGAAAACTCTCTCCCTCAAGAGTAATTTGACCAAGATACCACAGTCTATAGTGGATGTTTCCAGCCATCTGCAGCGGCTGTACTTACACAATGATGGCACTAAGCTAGTAATGCTCAACAACCTGAAAAAGATGACCAATCTGACAGAGCTGGAGCTAGTACGCTGTGATCTGGAACGTATTCCACATGCAATCTTCAGCCTCACGAACCTGCAGGAGCTTGACCTGAAAGAAAACAACCTTCGCTCTATAGAGGAGATAATCAGCTTCCAGCATCTTCGAAAACTT is a window of Thunnus thynnus chromosome 8, fThuThy2.1, whole genome shotgun sequence DNA encoding:
- the lrrc8c gene encoding volume-regulated anion channel subunit LRRC8C is translated as MIPVMEFRQFSEQQPAFRVLKPWWDVFTDYLSVIMLMIGVFGCTLQVMQDKIICLPQRTSVNTSEVEATSLLHLPPNTSAVPREMKGLKTNLDLQQYSFINQMCYEMALHWYAKYFPYLVLIHTLVFMVCSNFWFKFPGSSSKIEHFISMLGKCFDSPWTTRALSEVSGENPEEKDHKKSGTSRSNIAVSPGEGSLEKTQSLRSIPEKIVVDKPSASALDKKEGEQAKALFEKVKKFRLHVEEGDILYIMYVRQTVFKVFKFLLIIGYNSALVNQVRNRVLCEVEIQNMTGYKDFQCNHTMAHLFSKLSYCYLCLVAVYGFTSLYTSYWLFYRSLKEYSFEYVRQETGINDIPDVKNDFAFMLHMIDQYDPLYSKRFAVFLSEVSENKLKQLNLNHDWTADKLRQRLQTNANNRLELQLFMLPGLPDTVFELTELQSLKLEIINNVTIPASISQLEDLQELSLYQCSLKLHTTATSFLKENLKVLRVKFDDSREFPNWMYGLRNLEELCLTGSLCPDASKNIVLESLREMKCLKTLSLKSNLTKIPQSIVDVSSHLQRLYLHNDGTKLVMLNNLKKMTNLTELELVRCDLERIPHAIFSLTNLQELDLKENNLRSIEEIISFQHLRKLTCLKLWYNGVMYIPEHIKKLGSLERLYFSHNKIEILPSHLFLCNKLRYLDMSNNDIRFIPPEIGVLQSLQYFSVTCNKIENLPDELFFCKKLKTLKLGKNSLSILSPKISYLVHLTHLELKGNHFEVLPQELGCCRALKRSGLSVEDTLFETLPSDVRDQMKAE